TAGCTACAACAGCAGGGGTAGCCTTAGTGGTATCAGCCTGGATAATACTGCTGAATCCGGTGGCACTTTAGTCAGTCATATTTTTACCTACGACGACTATAGTCGCTTAAATAGCGCCACTTTGGCTGCCAATACCCATACGCTGAATTATGACAGTGCCGATCGCTGGACAGACGTCACTTATGCCTCTGGCGTCAGTCGTACCAACACCTACAACGATGATAACACCCTGGCCAGCGCGACTCTGGTAGATGCCAACAGTACCACTCTTGAGGCGCTTAGCTACGCCTATGATGCGGTCAACAACATCGAGGGCTATACCGATAATGACGGCACCAAGGTATTTACCTATGACGGAATGGACCGCCTTACAGGTGCTGATTACCCAGATGCCACCGGTCTTACAGACGAACAATTCGATTACGACGGGGTAGGCAATCGTGAGGACCCGAGCGACAGTACCGTCTACGAATATAACACTAACAATCAGCTGGTCAGCCAAAATAATGAGGCATTGATTCGCAGCTATGATGATGACGGTAATTTAACGTCCATTACCGGAGCAGAAAATAAAACCTTTACTTATGACCGAGAAAATCGCCTCGCTAGCTACACGGATGGCAGTACTTCGGCCGGTTACGGCTATGGTACAAGTGGTCGGCGCTTGTACAAAACTGTTGATGGCACCACCACCTGGTTTTTATGGGGTGGTACTCAAGTAATTGCGGAATTTATCGAGGCGGACGGCTCAGCTAGCCTAAGCAAGCGATATGATTACCTGCCAGGTGCATATGCACCGCTGCAAGTAACTGATAGCAACGGCACTTATGAAGTATTTAGTGACCACCTAGATACGCCCCGGGTGCTGGTTGATGCGACGGGTCAAGTAGTCTGGCGTAGTGTGCGTACTGCATTTGGTGAAACCACTGTTGATGAAGATGTCGATGGCGATGGAACGACGGTGGTGTTTAATGTGCGTTTTCCGGGGCAGTATTATGACTCGGAGAGTGGACTGCACTATAACTATTTCCGTGATTATGACCCAAGCATTGGTCGGTACATTCAGTCTGACCCTATTGGGTTAAGTGGCGGATTAAACACCTACGGATACGCACTCCAAAACCCTCTATCCTATATAGATTTACTTGGCTTAACAGCATGCACTTGGGGCGATACAACATTTACATGTTCCTGTAAAACACGTACTCGTACAGCGCAGGAAAATTGTAGGGCTGCTGGTGGTATTCCATTATTTCCAGATCTGTTAAAGGATGATAAATCTGAAACTGAACCTGAAAGTTGCCCAGTTGATGGAAGTGATAGTCTCCAGTCATCTCCTGGTTCCCCTGATAATGATCCAGAAGATGAGGGAGATGAGGGAGATGAGGGAGATGACAAGGACAAAACTGAAGTAACACAATCCCCAAAGCAAGCACCAAAGCAAGGAGAGCCAGACTCCATCCATGAGCAATTAGATTCGGACGGAAATGTTCGCTCCAGAACATTTTATGATTCAAATGGAAGATCATTTAATCGTCAAGATTACGATCATAGTCATGGAGGCATGCAACCTCATCAGCATTCCAGGGATTTTGATGCTAGTGGACGACCGACTACAAAAGAGGTCGTTGGGCCTGTCCCAGAAGGCTATGATAGTTCGGCTACACCTCAGTAAAAGGATAAGAAATCATGAGTTATTTTTCATTTGGAGAAATTTTCTTTGACTCGCCTGAACATGATGTTATTTCTGTCTCCTTTGAATTGGTTCAGTTAGCATTGAGTTCAAATTTATATGTTTTACTTGGATGCAATATACCTCAGAAAGTAGTATTTGAAATGTTAGATAAAGAAAGGCAGCTGTTTAATGACTCAATGCCATTTTTGCTAACAGCGACACCATTGTCGGATGTGTCGGATGAACTGATTTCACCCTATGCCCTTGTTGAGGATGATGATAGTTGTCAGTCTTCTTCCCTATTCTCTGGAATTAATAAAATTCGGAGTTTTTTGGAAGGGGTGATAAAAGTTGCCGAAGTTGAAGCTGTAGATATTTATTTTAGTGAGGGCTACGCTGAAGAATTTAATGTGCAATCGGGTAAGCCAGATGAGGTGTATCAATATTTGTCAGGTGAGTGCGAAAAAAATGGAGATATGCCGCAAGTGAAGTTTACCCTCAAAGGGTTGCACAATCCAAACAAAAAACAAAAAGGACAGTCATAGATTTGATAGGAACAAAAAAGATTCTAGGACAGCCAAAGAAGGGAGGATGGAGCCAGTAACAAAACTGACTCCCTCTCTGGCGGCTCTTTCTCTTTGATTAAGAGGTAAAGAAGGCGAAATGCTGGGAATTGGTAGTTAGGTTTTGGGAATCGCTATTTTTGGATAAAAGAGCAGCTATCGAGCACTTGGAGTAGGGATAAATTAGAAGGGCGTAGCTGAGAGGAAGCGCCGGCAATCAGCTATACCATGTACCCAGCGTTTATCGAGTTGGATGCAAGCTTGCTTTACCGCCTCCACCGATCCCACTAAGCCTTTAAAGCGACTTTCAAAATTTCGATTGAGATATCGCCAGTGCTTGGGTGAAATGCTGAGCCGTTCAAGGATAGGGGGCGTGTTTTCAGTAATACAGCCTCGTTTTCTGGGGTCTAAATGCCGACCACTCCAGTCTACCAACTCCAAATAGTGATCCAATTGAAAGGGTAGCCCTTTTGGCATATTCAAACGATCACCGCCGACAAATGGAAGTAAATTTTTTGGCTGCTTGCCTGAGACTGCCGA
This DNA window, taken from Microbulbifer sp. VAAF005, encodes the following:
- a CDS encoding RHS repeat domain-containing protein, which produces MFRTEYTFNYDSDGNPETLASTKKLKADGSYQTTSYSYNARNQFTTTTYADGSQYVLEYESDSLYPTRVYWKDQNGNTLTTGEQTFTYDQAGNRLTATDAMGNTTTYTYDDKNRPVQVTNALSEETHYTYEDNNLVQVESGRSTDSVSQEVTAGQIILLNYDGKNRITSIGRQDSVGAEATYQSYTYDSLGRRLSVSDALGNGSSYGYDLRGNLTSFSDVDDNTTTYTYDALGNRTQVTDVKNRVTLYSYDEMHRLVQTENQALSPSLVTSYSYDAADNLLTVTDPENNTTTYTYDRLRRKTAEQRPGGAVITYSYDERNRLASKTGARGQVLQYTYEDWGGLAGIEHFASATDYIGNNAERTQGFTYNNNARLTQTTDSAIQVGALYTHSYDALNRLEQTASHYIPGGDRTLAYSYNSRGSLSGISLDNTAESGGTLVSHIFTYDDYSRLNSATLAANTHTLNYDSADRWTDVTYASGVSRTNTYNDDNTLASATLVDANSTTLEALSYAYDAVNNIEGYTDNDGTKVFTYDGMDRLTGADYPDATGLTDEQFDYDGVGNREDPSDSTVYEYNTNNQLVSQNNEALIRSYDDDGNLTSITGAENKTFTYDRENRLASYTDGSTSAGYGYGTSGRRLYKTVDGTTTWFLWGGTQVIAEFIEADGSASLSKRYDYLPGAYAPLQVTDSNGTYEVFSDHLDTPRVLVDATGQVVWRSVRTAFGETTVDEDVDGDGTTVVFNVRFPGQYYDSESGLHYNYFRDYDPSIGRYIQSDPIGLSGGLNTYGYALQNPLSYIDLLGLTACTWGDTTFTCSCKTRTRTAQENCRAAGGIPLFPDLLKDDKSETEPESCPVDGSDSLQSSPGSPDNDPEDEGDEGDEGDDKDKTEVTQSPKQAPKQGEPDSIHEQLDSDGNVRSRTFYDSNGRSFNRQDYDHSHGGMQPHQHSRDFDASGRPTTKEVVGPVPEGYDSSATPQ